From Caldicellulosiruptor hydrothermalis 108, a single genomic window includes:
- a CDS encoding Nramp family divalent metal transporter: MAQTTRSTRLRNILLILSVIGPGLVTATADNDASGIATYAMVGSMFGYKMLWGLFLITISLAVIQEMAARMGVVTGKGLSDLIRENFGVKMTFFAMVTLLIANFTTTVGEFAGIAASLEIFGISKYISVPLTSIFVWYIINKGSYKKTEKFFLGLMVIYVSYIISGFLAKPDWKEVFKNTFVPSFSFEPSFVLIFIAMIGTTITPWMQFYLQSSVVDKGVDVKNLKYQRWDVFLGAFWTDFIAFFIVVATAATLYKHGIRIETAEDAAKALQPFAGKYASSLFAIGLFGASLLGAHILPLSTAYAITEAFGFENGLDKKFKEAPAFYGIILLFIVIGAGIILLPNIPLIKLMIIAQEINGILLPIILIYMLKLTNDKEIMGEYVNSKLFNVIAWVTVVFIIILTLILLVQPFLNI; this comes from the coding sequence ATGGCACAGACAACAAGAAGCACCAGACTAAGAAATATTCTTTTAATTTTAAGTGTAATTGGGCCAGGACTTGTGACTGCAACAGCTGACAATGATGCATCGGGTATCGCAACATATGCAATGGTAGGTTCCATGTTTGGTTACAAGATGCTGTGGGGACTTTTTCTTATAACCATAAGCTTGGCAGTAATTCAAGAGATGGCGGCAAGAATGGGTGTTGTAACTGGCAAGGGACTTTCTGACCTTATAAGAGAAAACTTTGGTGTGAAGATGACATTTTTTGCGATGGTGACCCTTTTGATTGCCAACTTTACAACAACAGTTGGCGAGTTTGCAGGAATTGCAGCAAGTCTTGAAATATTTGGTATATCAAAATATATCTCTGTACCTCTTACTTCTATTTTTGTTTGGTATATTATTAACAAAGGTTCATATAAAAAAACTGAGAAGTTCTTTTTGGGCCTTATGGTAATTTATGTTAGCTATATAATTTCGGGATTTTTAGCCAAACCAGACTGGAAAGAGGTGTTCAAAAACACATTTGTACCCTCATTTAGTTTTGAGCCCAGTTTTGTATTGATTTTTATTGCCATGATAGGTACCACGATAACGCCATGGATGCAGTTTTACTTGCAGTCATCTGTTGTGGATAAAGGAGTTGATGTTAAGAACCTTAAGTACCAGCGATGGGATGTGTTTTTGGGAGCCTTCTGGACAGACTTTATTGCGTTTTTCATAGTTGTTGCAACAGCAGCAACACTTTACAAGCACGGGATTAGAATTGAAACAGCAGAAGATGCAGCAAAAGCGCTTCAGCCGTTTGCAGGAAAATATGCGTCAAGCCTTTTTGCGATAGGGCTTTTTGGTGCATCACTTTTAGGTGCACATATTCTGCCACTTTCAACAGCGTATGCTATAACTGAGGCGTTTGGTTTTGAAAATGGACTCGACAAGAAATTCAAAGAAGCACCTGCATTTTATGGGATAATACTTCTTTTTATTGTAATAGGTGCGGGAATAATTTTACTCCCAAATATACCGCTAATTAAACTTATGATAATAGCTCAGGAGATAAATGGAATTTTGCTTCCAATAATTCTCATTTACATGCTCAAGCTCACAAACGACAAAGAAATCATGGGTGAGTATGTGAATTCAAAACTATTTAATGTAATTGCATGGGTGACAGTTGTGTTCATAATAATTTTAACATTGATTTTGCTTGTACAGCCATTCTTGAATATATAA